The sequence TGATCGCGTCGATGCGCACATCGGCAAAGAGCGTGTCGATCTGCAGGCGCAGGAAGTCGATCGGCGGGGTATGCACGCCGGTGACCGCCTGCGTGTTCTGCGCCGTGAGCGCGGCGACCACGCCGCAGCCGTACGCGCCCAGGGCCGAGAAGGCCTTGAGGTCGGCGTAGATGCCGGCGCCGCCCGAGGGGTCGATGCCGGCGATCGTCAGGGCATTGGGGATCGTTCTGCTCATGGCGGGTAGTCCTTGCTGGCCGCGAGGGCACTTTGCGAAAGGCAAACCGCCAATTTTCGCATGAGGCTGCGCCCGTGCGGTCATCCTCAGCGATGGGCGGAGCGTTGGAGGAGAGTTGCTGTCGCCGCGGCCCGCCATCCCGGTCCGTATGTTTGCGCTACCATCGCGCCCTCGTTTTGCGGAAACGCCCTGTGGGGTCGCCGCAAACCCTCGCCGCAAGCCATTCTTCCCGTCGCATGCCCCGTAAAGAAGCCCGCCTGGGCCTGATCGATACGATCAAGGCCGCCGCCTCGCAGCTCATCGTGCTCCATCACCTGGCCTTCTACGGCCCGGTGTCGGACGCCGCGCACGCCTGGATGCCGCATCTCACGGCCTGGCTGGCGGATTACGGCCGGATCGCGGTGCAGGCCTTCCTGGTCGTCGGCGGCTTTCTCGCGGCGCGCTCGCTGGCGCCGGCCGGCCGGCTGGAGGCCGGCGGGGTGCGCGGGCTGATCCTCAAGCGCTACCTGCGTCTGGCCCTGCCCTATTGCGTGATGCTGGGCGCGGCCATTGTCGCGGCGGCCTTCGCCCGACCCTGGGTCGAGGGCGATACCGTGCCCCTGGCGCCGGACGCCTTGCAGCTGCTCTCGCATGTGCTGCTGCTACAGGACGTGCTGGGGCAGGACGCCCTCTCGGCCGGCGTCTGGTACGTGGCGATCGATTTCCAGCTTTTCGTGGTGCTGCTGGTGGTCTTCGGCCTGGCGCGACGGCTGGCGCCCGATTCTTCCCTGCTCGGGCCGATGCTGGTGGCCGCGCTGGGGGCCGCGTCCCTGCTGGATTTCAATCGCGATGCCGGGCTCGACAGCTGGGCGATCTACTTCGTCGGCGCCTATGCACTGGGCGCCTGGGCCTGGTGGAGCAACGAGGCGCCGCTGCGGCGCGACGGCCGCGTCCAGTTCGTCGCCGGCCTGCTGTGCCTGGTGACCGTGCTCGCGCTGCTGTGGGAATTCCGCAGCCGTATCGCCGTGGCGGCGGGCCTTGCCGTGCTGCTGGGCATCGCGACACGTCGCGGCTGGCTCACGGCGGGGCCCAACGGCCGCCTGGTCGCAGGCCTGGCGCAGATCTCCTACGCCGTTTTCCTGATCCACTTCCCGGTCTATCTGCTCATCAACGCGGCCTTCGCGCGCTGGACCGAAGCCACGCCCGCGCAGGGTGCGGCCGCCTTCGTCTTCGCCTGGATCGCAAGCATTGCCGCCGGCGCGGCCTTCCATCGCTGGGTGGAGCAGCCGGCCGGGCGGGTCATGCAGCGCCTGGGGCGGATGCGCGCGCTGGCGGGTTGAAGCGGCAGGATGAAAAAAGGCCCGCGTTTGCGGGCCTTTTGCTTTGGCGGACGTAGTCCGGTGCCTCAGTGCGTCCCGGTGGTTGGCCGGCGCGGATGAAAGCTCACGATCGAGGGCGGCGGGCTGTCCAGGATGTGCTTCTTGATGCGGCCCATCACATGCATCTCGCAGGGCTTGCAGTCGAAGCGCAGGGTGTACTCCTCCTTGCCGTTGATGAGTTTCATCGGCTCGGCCGTTACCTGGCCCTGCACGCCCTTGATGCCCTTGGCCTGCTTGGGACACAGGTTGTGCGAGAAGCGCAGGCAGTGCTTGGTCACCATCAGCGGCACTTCGCCGGTTTCCTGATGGGCCTCGAAGGAAGGCTCGATCACCTGCACGCCGTGTTCGCGGTAGAAGGTGTCGGCGAGCCGGTTGTAGACGTTGCCGAGGAAGTTGAGCGAGACCTCCGGGTAGATCGCCGGTGGTTCCACCGCCGCCTTGCGCGTCGGACGTTCCCAGGCGGCAAGCCGCACGGCCTCGAGCGCCTCCACCGCCTCGCGGCGCAGACCGTTGAGCACGGAGGCCGGGATGAACCAGGGCTGCGACCAGGCGAGCGTGATCTCGCGCGCGGCGAAGCTCGTGGCGCCGAGCTTGGCCAGGTGCTCGCGCGTGCCGCGCTCTGCCTTGTCGGGGTGCTGCGCCGGTTGCTTGTCGAAGCGGGCTTCGGCGCGGGCGGCGTGACCGCCTTCATCGGTGAGTTCGAGCGCGAAACCGTCCGCGGTTTCGGCGAGCGTCATCCAGACGTCGATACGGCGCTCGGCCGAATTCTTCTTCAGCGCCTGTTCCCAGGCGTGGTCGCGGTTGCGGCTGACCTCGGTGCCGAGCTTGAGACCGGGCAACTGCGCCATTGGCTGGTTGGGCTTCACGCGCCAGGCGTGGCCGACCGGCGTCACGGTGTCCGCCTGCACGCCTACCACCTCGCGTTTGTTCATCCAGGTGAGGCCGTCGCCGTTGGATAGCGGCTCGATCGCTTCCAGCTCGAACCAGTCCGGACCGACGCGGCTCACCGTGCCGATCGGCAGGCCGACGTGGGTGGGCGCATCGAAGGCGCCGATGTCGATCTTGCGGCCGGTGACGAAGTAGTCAGTGGCGCTGCGGTTGAAGGTCTTGTCCGGCTCGGGCGCGAAGCTGATCGTGCTGCGGCCGGCCGAGGCGCGCGCGAGCTCCGGCCGCGCCTCCAGCACCTCGTCGAGCAGGCGGCGGTAATGAGCGGTGATGTTCTTCACGTAGCTCATGTCCTTGTAGCGCCCTTCGATCTTGAAGCTGCGCACGCCGGCGTCCACCAGGGCGGGGATGTTCGCGCTCTGGTTGTTGTCCTTCATCGACAGCAGGTGCTTGTCGAAAGCCACCACCCGGCCCTGCGCGTCCTGCAGGGTGTAGGGCAGGCGGCAGTCCTGCGAGCAGTCGCCGCGGTTCGCGCTGCGGCCGGTGTGGGCGTGCGAGATGTTGCACTGGCCGGAGAAGGCGACGCACAGCGCACCGTGGATGAAGAACTCGATCGTGGTGTCGGCCGGCAGCGTGGCGCGCGTGGCGCGGATCTGCTCCAGCGTGAGTTCGCGCGCCAGCACCACCTGCGAGAAGCCGACGTCGGCGAGGAAGCGCGCCTTGGCCGGGCTGCGGATGTCGCACTGGGTGGAGGCGTGGAGCTGGATCGGCGGAATGTCGAGCTTGGTGACCGCCATGTCCTGCACGATCAGCGCGTCCACGCCGGCGTCGTAGAGCTCGGTGATCAGGCGCCGCGCCGGCTCCAGCTCGGTGTCGTGGAGGATGGTGTTGAGCGTGACGAAGATGCGCGCATCGAAGCGGTGGGCGAATTGCACCAGGCCGGCGATGTCGGCGACGCTGTTCTCCGCATTGGCGCGGGCGCCGAAGGAAGGCCCGCCGATATACACCGCGTCCGCGCCATGCAGGATGGCCTCACGGCCGATTTCGGCGGTACGGGCGGGGGACAGGAGTTCGAGGTGGTGCGGGGGGAGGCTCATGCGGATCTCGGTACGACCGGTGCAACGGCGCCGCAAGCCGGGGCGGATGCGGTGCGAAAACAAGGCGCGCGAGTGTAGCCCAGCCCGGCGCCGCCGGGGCGGTGCATATACCTTGTCTGGCGGACACCCCGGCAGGCCGCGCGCGACGCGGCTCTGCGGCGCTCAGCCGATGGAGATGTCACCGTCCTTGTGGGGCGTTTTCTCGGCGCCGCCCTTGGGGCCGTGGTATTCGCTGCCGGGCTCGTGCGGCCGTTCGCCGTAGCGCAGGCCCTCGGGATGGCTCTCGGTCGCGAAGGCGTCGTCCTGGCCGAAGTCCCCGATCAGCGGGCCGCGCTCCTCGCGCGAGGGGTCGTCCGGGTCCGGCGGCTGGCCCGTGTCGGCCTTGGGGTCGGGTTTCTCGGTGCTCATCGGTGAATCCTCCCTGGGCGAAGCGGCGTGTCTGGCGAGGCGGGCCCGCCCCGAATCCGACGTTGACCGTGGTGCAGCAAAAAAGCTCCGCGCTTCCTGTCCGCGGTGACAAGGCTGGAGATGCGAGCCGACGTCAGAGCCCGTGAAAGCGTCGAAAACTCTTACACCCCAGCAGGGGGTTTGCCGAAGTCATAAAAAACGCCTGAAAAATCAAAACGATAAAAACACTAAAAATGTGGACTTCATCTTGCTTTTGTCGGACAAGAGGCAAATCGACCTCGATTACTCAAAAGCCCGCACCCATGAAAAAGACCACTCTTGCTCTGGCCGCCGCCCTGTCCCTGGCGGCCGGTTCGGCCCAGGCCGCGCCCATCCTTCTGGGCGAAATCCTCCACGACTACGGCTCCGCCGCCGGCAAGCTCAACCCCGGTGGCAACGACAACCTGTCGGCCGACTTCGTGATCGTCTCTGACCAGTCCTCGCAGCGTTTCAACGACGTCTTTGACTTCAGCAGCCTTGCCTACAGCAGCATCAGCAGCTTCAAGCTGACACTGAACTTCGCGGGCACCAACAACCCGTTCGAAGACTGGCGCGTGCGTCCTGGCCAGTCGAACTACCTGCCGGCCCTGCAGATCACCAACGGCAACGTCGTGAGCCAGACCTTCAGCTTCGGCCCGAGTGTGGACACCTTCTCCGGCGCCGTGGCGAGCGAGGCTTTCAGCCTGTGGTTCGCGGAGGAAGGGTTCTTCGCGCAGAGCTTCCGCCTGTACGACGCCAAGTTGTCCGTCTACGGCGAGGCCGTGTCGCAGGCCCCGGCCAACGTGCCGGAACCCGGCGTCCTGGCGCTGTTGGGCGCAGGCCTGCTGGGCGGCATGGTGATGCGCCGCAAGCGCTGAGACCGCGCGCCCGACGAGCTGCAAGGGCCGCCTCGTGCGGCCCTTTTTGCTTTGGTCGCACGTCGTTGGCGCCATCGGGCGCCGATCAGATGATCATGAAGCGGCGTTGCTCGTCGCGGACCATTGCGACGGCCTCCAGGGCCTCTTCCCGGCTGATCCGGGCCAGCGTTGTGAGGTACTGCCGGCGGTCGCGTGCCGTCAGCTCAGGGAAATCCAGCGTGAAGACGTCGTCGTCGTTTGCCTGCGCCTGGACGACACCCATGCGGTCGACGGTGACGCTGGCCGGCGTGAGGAACAGAGCCGACTCGGGCGCCCGCAAATGGTCGGCAAGGGCGGCGACGAGTTGTTCCGGCATCAGCGACTCGGCCTTGTCGCGCAGCGTGCGGTCGAGTTCGACCAGATGCCGGGTGCGCACCCCGCATTCCGCGTTCCCCTGCAATGCCTTCTGCTGCGCCCGGCCGGCGCTGAGTTCGGCGCGCAGCCCCTCGCGCTCCTCGCGCAGTGCCTGGACATGGGACTGGAAGCTCAGCAACAGGCTCTCCAGTGCCTTGCGGCGCAGTCGCTGCCGCATTTCGTCGAGTTGGCAACTCGGTTCGATCAGCGTCTGCCCGGAAAAATAGACCACGGTCTGCGGCACTTCGCTGCGGATGATGCCGCCCTGCTCTGCCAGGGCGAGTTGCTGGCGCTGCATGCGACGGGCGGCGAG is a genomic window of Niveibacterium sp. SC-1 containing:
- a CDS encoding PEP-CTERM sorting domain-containing protein, with amino-acid sequence MKKTTLALAAALSLAAGSAQAAPILLGEILHDYGSAAGKLNPGGNDNLSADFVIVSDQSSQRFNDVFDFSSLAYSSISSFKLTLNFAGTNNPFEDWRVRPGQSNYLPALQITNGNVVSQTFSFGPSVDTFSGAVASEAFSLWFAEEGFFAQSFRLYDAKLSVYGEAVSQAPANVPEPGVLALLGAGLLGGMVMRRKR
- a CDS encoding U32 family peptidase, whose product is MSLPPHHLELLSPARTAEIGREAILHGADAVYIGGPSFGARANAENSVADIAGLVQFAHRFDARIFVTLNTILHDTELEPARRLITELYDAGVDALIVQDMAVTKLDIPPIQLHASTQCDIRSPAKARFLADVGFSQVVLARELTLEQIRATRATLPADTTIEFFIHGALCVAFSGQCNISHAHTGRSANRGDCSQDCRLPYTLQDAQGRVVAFDKHLLSMKDNNQSANIPALVDAGVRSFKIEGRYKDMSYVKNITAHYRRLLDEVLEARPELARASAGRSTISFAPEPDKTFNRSATDYFVTGRKIDIGAFDAPTHVGLPIGTVSRVGPDWFELEAIEPLSNGDGLTWMNKREVVGVQADTVTPVGHAWRVKPNQPMAQLPGLKLGTEVSRNRDHAWEQALKKNSAERRIDVWMTLAETADGFALELTDEGGHAARAEARFDKQPAQHPDKAERGTREHLAKLGATSFAAREITLAWSQPWFIPASVLNGLRREAVEALEAVRLAAWERPTRKAAVEPPAIYPEVSLNFLGNVYNRLADTFYREHGVQVIEPSFEAHQETGEVPLMVTKHCLRFSHNLCPKQAKGIKGVQGQVTAEPMKLINGKEEYTLRFDCKPCEMHVMGRIKKHILDSPPPSIVSFHPRRPTTGTH
- a CDS encoding acyltransferase, with protein sequence MPRKEARLGLIDTIKAAASQLIVLHHLAFYGPVSDAAHAWMPHLTAWLADYGRIAVQAFLVVGGFLAARSLAPAGRLEAGGVRGLILKRYLRLALPYCVMLGAAIVAAAFARPWVEGDTVPLAPDALQLLSHVLLLQDVLGQDALSAGVWYVAIDFQLFVVLLVVFGLARRLAPDSSLLGPMLVAALGAASLLDFNRDAGLDSWAIYFVGAYALGAWAWWSNEAPLRRDGRVQFVAGLLCLVTVLALLWEFRSRIAVAAGLAVLLGIATRRGWLTAGPNGRLVAGLAQISYAVFLIHFPVYLLINAAFARWTEATPAQGAAAFVFAWIASIAAGAAFHRWVEQPAGRVMQRLGRMRALAG